In Paenacidovorax monticola, the genomic window GGCCTGTCGTCCGAGGCCGTGCGCGCGCGCTACGGCGTGAGCGAGATCGCGCGCCTGGCGAGCAACGAGAACCCCTACGGCGCGAGCCCCGCCGTGGCCAGCGCCCTGGCCGGCCTCGCCACGCGCGTGGGCACCTACCCCGACGCCAACTGCACCGCGCTGCGCGCGGCCATCGGCGTGCGCACGGGCGTGGCGGCCGAGGCCATCGTCATCGGCAACGGCTCCGAGGACATCCTGCAGATGCTGTGCCAGGCCTTCCTGTCGGCGGGCGACCGCGTGCTCACGCAGCGCCCGGCCTTCGGCCTGCACGAGATCTACCCGCGCATGATGGGCGCGCAGGTGGAGCTGCTCGCGCTCACGCCCGAGCTCGGCTTCGACGTGGACGCCTGGTGCGAGGCGCTGGCGCGCGGCCCCAAGATCGCCATGCTGGCCAACCCGTCGAACCCCGTGGGCTGCATGTTCACGGCGGCCGAGATGGAGCGCCTGCTGGCGGCCACGCCCGCGCACACATTGCTCGTGGTGGACGAGGCCTACTACGAATACGCCCGCCACGCCGAGGGCTACCCCGACGTGCTGGCCATGCTGCGCGGCCGCGCCATGCCGTGGATCGTGCTGCGCACCTTCTCCAAGGCCTGGGGCCTGGCGGGTCTGCGCGTGGGCTACGGCCTGGCCAGCGACGCGGCCCTGGTGCAACTGCTCGACCGCGTGCGCACGCCCTTCAACGTGAACCACGCGGCGCAGGCTGCGGCGCTCGCGGCCTGGGGCGACGAGGCGTTCATGCAGCGCGGCGTGGCCGAGACCGTGCGCCTGCGCGGGGTGCTGGCCGAGCGGCTGGCGATGCTGCCGGGCTTGCGCATTGCGCCTTCGGCCACCAACTTCCTGTTCCTCGACATCGGCCGCCCCAACGCGCCCGTGAACGAGGCACTGCTGGCCCAGGGCCTCATCGTCAAGCCCTGGAAAGAGCCGGGCTTCGAGCATTTCATCCGCGTCTCCATCGGCACCGAGGCCGAGAACGAGCGCTTCGCCCATGCGCTGGCCGGCATTTTGGCTGCTTGAGACTTGTCTATACAGGGCGGGGAAGACGGCATGAACCGGCCCTGTCCATCCACCTGATTCCACTCTATGACCGACACCGATTCTTGCGTTTCCCGCTCCAGCCCCGCCGGTTCCCTGTTTGCCGAGCACGCGCTGCTGCCCGGGGGCTGGGCGCGCGATGTGCTGCTGCAATGGGATGCCGCGGGCCGGCTGCTGTCCGCCGAGGCGGGTGCCGCGGCCGGCGCCGCTCCGCGCGCGGCCGGCCCCGTGGTGCCCGGCATGCCCAACCTGCATTCGCATGCCTTCCAGCGTGCCTTCGCGGGCCTGACCGAGTACCGCGCCCAGAACCCCGATGGCGGCCAGGACAGCTTCTGGAGCTGGCGCAACCTGATGTACCGCTTCGCGGCGCAGATCACGCCCGAGTCGCTCGAAGCCATCGCGACCTGGCTCTACGTGGAGATGCTGGAGGCGGGCTACACCTCGGTCTGCGAGTTCCACTACGTGCACCACGACCAGGGCGGCCGGCCCTATGCCGACGACGCCACGCTCTCGCTCGCGCTGCTGCGCGCGGCGCGCAAGGCGGGCATCGGCATCACGCTGCTGCCCGTGCTGTACCAGACCAGCGGTTTCGGCGGCAAGCCGCCGCGCGAAGCCCAGGCGCGCTTCATCCGCAGCACCGACAACATGCTCTCTTTATTGGAGCGACTCACGCCCGCCACACAAGCGCAGGGGGCCGCCCTGGGCCTGGCGCCGCATTCGCTGCGCGCCGTGCCGCCCGACAGCCTGCGCGCGGCCGTGGAGGGCCTCACCGCGCTGGATGCGCGCGCGCCCATCCACATCCACATCGCCGAGCAGACGCAGGAGGTGGATGACTGCGTGGCCTGGAGCGGCCAGCGCCCCGTGCAGTGGCTGCTCGACCACGCGCCCGTGGATGCGCGCTGGTGCCTGGTGCACGCCACGCACATGACGCCCGAGGAGTACGCGGGCGCCGCCCGCACGGGCGCCGTGGCCGGCATCTGCCCCACGACCGAGGCCAACCTGGGCGACGGCATCTTCGACATGCCGCTGTGGCAGCGCCACGGCGGCGCCTGGGGTGTGGGCTCGGACAGCCATGCCAGCGTGAACGCGGCCGAGGAGCTGCTGATGCTCGAATACAGCCAGCGCCTGTCGCTGCGCCAGCGCAATGTGCTGGCGGCCGTGGGGCAGCCGCAGGTCGGCACCGCCATGTGGCAGGCCGCCGTGCAAGGTGGCGCGCAGGCTGCGGGCCGCCCCGTGGCAGGGCTGGCCGTGGGCCAGCAGGCCGACTTTGCCGTGCTCGACGCCGGCCATGTGGCGCTCGCCGGGCTGCCGGTCGAGGCCATGCTCTCGGCCCACGTGTTCGGCAGCCACCGCACCAGCGCGCTGCACAGCCTGTGGGTGGGCGGCATGCAGCGCGTGGCCGCCGGGCGCCATGCGCTGCACGACAGCGCCGCCCAGGCCTTCGTGACCGCGCGGGCCGCCACCATCGCCCCCTGACCGTTCCATCGACACCCGTAGACTCACGCCATGACCGATACCGTTCCCCCGCCGTTCACGTTCCACCAGGGCAGCGCGCCGCTGCTGATCTCCATGCCCCATGTGGGCACGCATGTGCCGCCCGCCATCGCCGCGCGCTTCACCGGCGAGGCACGCCAGGTGCCCGACACCGACTGGCACCTGGAGCGCCTCTACGGCTTTGCCAGGGAGCTGGGCGCCTCGATCCTCGTGGCCACGCATTCGCGCTACGTGGTGGACCTGAACCGTCCGCCCGATGGCGCCAGCCTCTATCCCGGCCAGAGCGTGACGGGCCTGTGCCCCGTGGACACCTTCGACGACACGCCCATCTACGCTGATGCCGCCGATGTGCCTGACGACGCCGAGGTGGCGCGGCGCCGCGATGCCGTGTGGGCCCCGTACCACGCGCAACTGCGCGCCGAGCTGGACCGCATCCGCGCCGCGCACGGCGTGGCCGTGCTGTGGGACGCGCATTCGATCCGTTCGGTGCTGCCGCGCTTCTTCGAGGGCAAGCTGCCCGACCTGAACCTGGGCACGGCCGACGGCGCGAGCTGCGATCCGGCCCTGGCGCAGGAGCTGCTGGCCATTGGCAAGGCAGCCACGGGCTACACGGCCGTGCTCAACGGCCGCTTCAAGGGCGGCCACATCACGCGCTACTACGGCCGCCCGGCAGACAACGTGCATGCCGTGCAGCTGGAGATGACGCAGTCGAGCTACATGCAGGAGGCCCTGCCGTTCGACTACCTGCCCGAGGTGGCGGCCGGCATCCAGCCGCACCTGCGCCGCATGGTGGAGGCGGCGCTGGCGTTCGCACGCGCACGCGCCGCATGAGGCCTGCGCATCCTCGTTGAGGATGCGCAAACTTCAGGGCGCCGGCGACACGGAACCGTCACGCGGCGCGCTCTCGCGTCGGATACGATTTCGGCATGAGTGAAATGGAGTCGGGGCGCCTGGCGGAGGGCCACATGCCCGTGCCCCGGGCGCACAGGGAGGGGGTGTTCCGCATGCCGCTGTTCAAGCCGGGCACCCATGTCCGCTACGGCCGCCACAGCGAGACGGTGAGCCACATCGTGGTGCGGCGGCAGCAGCTGTCCGTGTACCTCGTGGGGCGCGAGTCCCCCGTGCGGCCCGACCAGCTGGAGCTGGAGCCCGTGCTCTTCACCACGCAGCGGCGGCCCGATCCGCTGCTCTACTGAAAGCCCGCGTCAGGCCGCGCGTTCCGCGGGGCCCATGGCTGGCGGCTGCAGGTCGCTGCTGGGCGCCGGCGCGGGGCGGAAGGCCATGCTCTGGCCCAGGCGCACGGGGTGGGCAGGGCCCCAGGCCTCGTTGAAGCGCAGAGGTCCGCGGGGAACAGCAGCACCACGGTGGAGCCGAGCAGGAAGCGGCCCATCTCCTCGCCCTGGCGCAGCGTGATGCCGCGCTCGGCGTAGTCCCAGCTGCGCAGTTCGCCGGTGCGCGGCGGGTTCACCTGGCCGTGCCATACGGTGGCCATGCTGCCCACGATGGTGGCGCCCACGAGCACCATCACGAAGGGGCCCTGCGCCGAGTCGAACACGCACACCACGCGCTCGTTGCGCGCGAACAGCCCCGGCACGCCGCGCGCGGTGGTCGGGTTCACCGAGAACAGCTCACCCGGCACATGCACCATGCGCCGCAGCTGGCCTGTGCAGGGCATGTGGATGCGGTGGTAGTCGCGCGGGCTCAGGTAGATGGTGGCGAAATGGCCGTCCTGGAACTGTGCGGCCAGCGGCGCGTCGCCGCCCAGCAGCGCCGTGGTGGAGTAGTGGTGGCCCTTGGCCTGGAAGATCTGGTCCCGCTCGATGGGGCCGAGCTGGCTCACGGCGCCGTCCACGGGGCAGACCAGGTCCGCCGCCGCCAGGGGGCGCGCACCGGGGCGCAGCGCGCGCGTGAAGAAGTCGTTGAAGGTGGCGTAGGCGGCAGGGTCGGGATTGGCGGCCTCGGCCATGTCCACGCCGTAGCGCGCGATGAAGCGGCGGATCACGGCCGTGGTCCAGCGCCCCCGCGCAGGCCGGCCAGGCGCCCCATGAGGGTGGTGAGGGCCTGCTTGGGCAGGAGGTATTGCGGGAGAACGGCGAGGCGGTCGGACACGGGCGATGGATGGGTGAGGATGAAAAGAGCCGAGGTTACTAGATACCGAGGTGCTGCTCCAGAACACAGGGATCGGCGTGCAGCGCTGCGGAGCTGCCTTCGAACACGGCCTGGCCCTTGACGAGGATGACGTTGCGGTCGGTGACCTGGGTGACATGCCGCCAGTTCTTGTCCACGATCACGCTGCTGATGCCGCTGCGCCGGATGACCTCGCAGATGCGCCAGATCTCGCGCGCGATCAGGGGGGCGAGGCCCTCGGTGGCCTCGTCGAGGATGAGCACGTCGGGGTTGGTCATGAGCGCGCGGCCGATGGTGAGCATCTGCTGTTCGCCGCCGCTGAGCTGCTGGCCGCCGTGCTCCAGGCGCTCGGCCAGGCGCGGGAAGGTGTCGAGCACGCGCTCGTAGGTCCAGTCGCGCTGGCCGCGCGTGCCGGGCCGGGCGGCCATGACCAGGTTCTCGCGCACGCTGAGGTTGCCGAAGATGCCGCGCCCCTCGGGCACGTAGGCCACGCCCAGGCGCGCCACGGCGTAGGGCGGCTGGCCCGTGGTGTCGCGGCCCATCACCTGCACGCTGCCGGCGCGCGGCCGCACGATGCCCATGAGCGTCTTGAGCAGCGTGCTCTTGCCCATGCCGTTGCGGCCCATAAGGCCGATGGTCTCGCCCCGGCCCACGCGGAAGTCCACGCCGTGCAGGACGTGGCTGGCGCCGTAGTAGGCGTGCAGGCCGCGCGCGTCGATGAGCAGGTCGCTGGAGTCCATGTCAATGATCCATAGCGCAGCGCGCTCCGCGAAAGAGGCGCGTCCCAGGCTGGGGCGCCCCGCAGCACTGGTGGCGTCCCCCTTCCCGAGGCGCGCAGCGCTGAGAGAGCTGGGGGAAGGCGCGAAGCGCCTCTGGGGGTTGTCTCATTCCTCGCCCAGGTAAGCGGCCTGCACCTGCGCGTTGGCGCGCACGGCGGCGGGCGCGCCGCCCGCGATGACCTCGCCGTTGACCATCACCGTGAGGTGGTCGGCCAGCACGAACACGGCGTCCATGTCGTGCTCCACCAGCATCATGGCGTGCGCGGCCTTGAGCCGCTGCAGCAGCGCCACGATGCGCTCGGCCTCGGCAGCGCCCATGCCCGCGAGCGGCTCGTCGAGCAGCAGCACGCGCGGCTCGGTGGCCAGGGTCATCGCGATCTCGAGCTGGCGTTGCTCGCCATGGCTGATGGCGCCGGCCACGGCGTCGAGGCGGTTTTGCAGGCCAGACAGCTCGATGGCGCGCTCCCAGCGGGCGCGAGTAGCTCTGTTTTTATGAGCGTCGCGGGTATCGCGCCACCAGCGCAGCGGGTTCCAGGGCTGCTGCGGTTCGCGCGCCTGGGCGGCCAGGCGCACGTTCTCGCGCACGGTGAAGGGCAGGAAGATGTTGGTCTTCTGGTAGCTGCGCCCCAGGCCCTGGCGTGCGATGCGCTCGGCGTTCCAGCCCGTGACCTCGCGCCCGCCCAGGTGCAGCGTTCCGCCGCTGGGCGCGAGGTCGCCCGACAGCAGGTTCGTGAGCGTGGACTTGCCCGCGCCGTTGGGGCCGATCACGGCCTGGATGCGGCCCTGCCACAGGTCTACCGAGACGCCGTTCACGGCCGCCAGGCCGCCGAAGCGCCGCGTGATGCCGCGTGCCGAGAGCAGGGGGGCGTCAGCCATGCGGCTCCCCGGCGGGCTTGCGCCTTTGCAGCAGGCCCAGCAGGCCGCGCGGTGCAACCAGCAGCGTGAGCACGATGAAGCCGCCCATGAGCAGCTGCCAGTGCTTGGTCAGGTCCTTGAACCAGTGCAGCAGCAGCTCGAACGCGAACGCGCCCACGGCGGCTCCCGCGAAGTTGCCCATGCCGCCGAGGATGACCATCATGATCGCGTGCGCGCTCATGTGAAAGCCCATGAGCTCGGGGTTCACGTAGCCCGTCTGCGCGCCCCACAGGTAGCCGGCGAGCCCCGCAAGCGCGCCCGCCAGCGTGAAGGCCGTGAGCTTGTAGCCGCGCGTGGCGAAGCCCATGGCGCGCATGCGGTGCTCGTTCACGCGGATGCCCGCGAGCGCGCGCCCCAGCGGGCTCCACAGCAGGCGGCGCAGCAGCGCGTAGACCCCCAGGGCCAGCGCGAGCGTGAAGTAGTAGAAGGTCTTGCGCCCCTCCAGGTCGAAGGGCAGCCAGCCCGCCACCGAGGCGTCGGGGCGGAAGTTGATGTAGATGCCGTCCGAGCCGCCCAGCGGCTTGTTGTCGAAGAACAGGTAGAACACCATCTGCGCGAACGCCATGGTCACCATGATGAAGTAGATGCCGTGCGTGCGCACCACGAAGAAGCCGATCACCAGGGCCGCGAGGCCCGCGCCCGCCACGGCGAGCGGCAGCGTCCACCACAGGCTGGAAGGCCCGTGCTGGGGCGTGAGGAAGGCCAGCGCATAGCCCGCGAGGCCGAAGTAGGCCGCATGGCCCAGCGAGACCAGGCCCGTCACGCCCTGCAGCAGGTCCAGGCTCATCGCGAAGATGGCCAGGATCACCATGCGCGTGACCATCTGCACATAGAAGTCGCTGCCTACGGCCGGAAAGAGCAGCAGGGCCAGCACGCCCAGCGCGAGCGCGATCTGCACGCCGCGCGGCAGCACTTCGAGGTGGGCCCGGGGCGCGCTCATTGCTTGAAGAGCCCCTCGGGCTTCCACAGCAGCACGGCCGCCATGAGCATGTAGACCAGCATGCCCGCCACCTGGGGCAGCAGCACCTTGCCGAAGGTGTCCACGAAGCCCACGAGCAGGGCCGCGATGAGTGCGCCGCGCACCGAGCCGATGCCGCCGATCACCACCACCACGAAGCACATGATGAGCACGGGCGCGCCCATGTTGGGGTAGACGCTGGACACCGGCGCCGCCACCATGCCGGCCACGGCCGCGAGGCCCACGCCCAGCGCGAACACCAGGGCGTGCAGCAGCTTGATGTTCACGCCCAGCGACTCGGCCATCTCGCGGTTGAACGCGCCGGCGCGGATCTTCATGCCCAGGCGCGTCTTGGCGATGAGCAGGTACAGCCCCAGTGCCAGCGCGATGCACAGGCCCGACATGAAGAGCCGGTACACGGGGTAGGAGAGCGTGTCGGTGAGCGGAATGGACCAGTCCAGCAGGGACGGCACTGCAACGCCGTGCACGTCGTCGCCCCAGAGCAGGGAGCGCAGCTCCTCGAAGATGTAGATGAGGCCGAAGGTCAGCAGCACCTGATCGAGGTGGTCTCGCTCGTAGAAGTGGCGAAACAGCAGCCATTCGAGCACCAGCCCGAACAGCGCCGCCAGCACGGCACCCACCGCGATGGCCAGGAACAGGTTGCCCAGCTGGCCCGCGAGCGCGTAGGCCAGGTAGGCGCCGAGCATGTAGAAGCTGCCGTGCGCGAGGTTGACCACGCCCATGATGCCGAAGATCAGCGTGAGGCCCGCCGCCAGCATGAACAGCAGCAGCCCGTACTGCACGCTGTTGAGCAGCTGGATGAGAAAGTTGGCCAGGTCCATCTCAGTGATCCATGGCGCCAGGCGCCACCCGCATCGCATGAAACCGGCGCGCTCCAGGCCAGGGCCACCGTGGAACCGGCTTCGCCGGGCCACTGGTGGTGTCCCCCTCCCACGCGCAGCGTGAGAGAAGGGGAAGGCGCCGAAGGCGACTCAGGGGGTGTTTCACTTCAGGCGTGCCGGCGCGTGGCCAGCAGCAGCGTGCCCATGAGCGCGAACAGGCCGCCCGAGACGCGGTTGAACCAGCGCATGCGGTCGCCGCTGCGCAGCACCGGCGCGAGCCGTGCCACGCCCAGCGCGCACAGCGACAGCACCGAAAGCTCGGATGCCACGAAGCTGCTCGCGAGGATGGCGAACTGCGGCGCCCAGGCGGCCGAGGGGTCGATGAACTGCGGGAAGAAGGCCGTGAAGAACAGCAGGGCCTTGGGGTTGCTGGCACCCACGAGCAGGCCCTGCGCGTACAGGCGCCGGGCGGGCACGGCGGGCACCGCCGCCGCGCTGGCCGCGTCGGGCATGGCGTCGAACACGGTGCCGCGGCTGCGGAAGGTCTTGATGCCCAGCCAGATCAGGTAGGCCGCGCCCAGCGTCTTGAGCACCATGAAGGCCACCTCGGACGCCGCGAGCAGCGCGCCCAGCCCCAGGGCCGACAGCAGCATGGTGCCGAGCACGGCCGTGACGCTGCCCGCCGCCGAGGCCAGGGCCTTGCGCGGCCCGTGCTGCAGCGAATGCGTCATGCACATGAGCATGGTGGGGCCCGGCGAGAGCACGAGCAGGGCCACGGCGGCCAGGTAGAGCAGGTAGGTGCTGAGGGTCATGGTGAGCAAAGGCAGGGCAAGGGCTGACAGAGAGCGCACGGGGCGGGGCGCCGCGCGGGCGGCACCGCGCATTCTGGCAAATCCCGGCGGGGGCCGGGAGGCGGTCAGCCCATGCGGCAGCCTGCGCCGCTGTCGGCCAGGGCCTTGGCGGCCACGCCGATGACCTTGTTCTCGCGGTTCTCCACCACGCGCAGGTAGAAGTCCTGCACGGGGTTGTGCGCGCGGCTCATGGTCCACTTTCCGCGCGGGCTGTCGATGGTGGCGCTCTCCATGGCCTTGTAGAGCGCGGCCTTGTTGGCAAGGTCGCCCTTGACGGCGTTGGCGCCCTGGATCAGCAGCAGCCCCGTGTCGTAGCCCTGCACGGCGTACACGTCGGGCTGCATGCGGAAGCTCTTGGCATAGGCCAGTCGGAACTGCTTGTTGCGCGGCGTGTCCAGCGAGTCGGCATAGTGCATGGTGGTGACGATGCCGTCGGCCGCGGGGCCGGCCGCCTCCAGGATGCCCTCGGTGAGGAAGCCCGAGCCGTACAGCGGGATCTTGTCCTTGAGCCCGGCAGCCGCGTAGTCCTTGATGAACTTGGCCGCGCCGCCACCCGCGAAGAAGCAGGCCACCGCATCGGGCTTGATGGCGGCGATCTCGGCCAGCAGGGCCTGGAACTCCACGTTGGGGAAGGGCAGGCCCAGTTCCTTGACGATGGTGCCGCCGGCCTTGGTGTAGCTTTCCTTGAAGCCTTCGAGCGCCTCGTCGCCGGCGGCGTACTTCCAGCTGATCCACACGGCCTTCTTGTGGCCGCGGTCCACCATGGCCTTGCCCAGCGCCAGCGTGGGCTGCGAATTGGTATAGCTCGCACGGAACACGTTGGGCGCACACAGCGCGCGCGTGGCGGCCAGCACGCCGGCATTGGGCAGCAGCGTGAGCACGCCGCTGTCGCGCGCCACCTTCTGGATGCCCATCTGCACACCCGAGTGGACGGTGCCCACGAGCACGTCCACCTTGTCGCGCTGCACCAGCTTGCTCGCGTTCTCCACGCCCTTGGAGGGCTCGGATTCGTCGTCCACCTTGAACCACTCGATCTCGCGGCCGCCCAGCTTGCCGCCCTGTTCGGCGATGGCCATGCGGAAGCCGTTCTCGATCGCCACGCCGAGCTGTGCATAGGTGCCTGTGTACGGCAGCATGAAGCCCACGCGCACCTTGCCACTTTGCGCATGCGCCGACTGGGGCAGCCACAGGCCCGTGGAGGCTGCGCCAGCAAGGGCGGCGCCATGGCGCAGGACGAGGCGGCGTGTGGTCATGAAAAATCCCTTCCGGTGGTTTCTTTGTTTAGGCCTAAAGCAATTTACCGCATGGCCGGGGCGGCGGGCCTCATGGGTTTCCCGGACGGCCGGGATCGCCGCAGCGCCCCCCGGGGCCATGCCGGTGCCGGCACAATGCGGGCATTGGGCGCGGCGGCCTCCGGGCCGCGGGCGGCCCCCGCGAGCGAGCCGATGCCATCTTCCGATTCCCACGAACGCCCCGATTCCGACCTTTCCCCCGCTGCCGCCCGGCGCCGCTGGCTGCGCAACTTCTGGCCCGTGTCCCTGGGCATCGACCGGCGCGAGCGCCTGCGCATGGTGGCCGGCGCGGCGCTGGGCGTGCTGCTGGCGGCCCTGCTGAGCCGCTGGTGGGCGAGCGCGCTGGGCCTGTCCGGGCCCTGGATGATCGCCTCGCTGGGCGCCAGCGCGGTGCTGGTGTTCGGCATGCCGTCCAGCCCGCTCGCGCAGCCCTGGCCCGTCCTGGGGGGGAGCACGCTGTCGGCCCTGGTGGGGGCGCTGTGCGCGCAGCTCGTGCCCGATGCGGCCTGGGGCGGCGCGCTGGCGGTGGGCCTGGCGATCGCGCTCATGGTGCCCCTGCGCTGCCTGCATCCGCCCGGCGCCGCCGTGGCACTGTTCGTGGTGCTCAACCACAGCGACGGCGTGCACATCGCGGTCTTTCCCGTGCTGTTCAACGTGCTGATCCTGCTGGCTGTGGGCGTGGCCTACAACACGCTCACGGGCCGGGGCTACCCGCACCCGCAGCGGATGCGCCCGGAGCCCGCGGCGGCAGGGGCGGGCGCGGGCGGCTTCACCACGGCCGATGTCGATGCGGCGCTGGCGCACTATAACCAGGTGCTGGACATCAGCCGCGCCGACCTCGAGGGGCTGCTGCACCAGGTGGGCCGGGCGGCCTTCCAGCGCACGCTGGGCGAGCTGCGCTGCGCCGACATCATGTCCAGCCCGCCCTTTGCCGTGGAGGCGGGCGTGGAACTCAAGGAGGCCTGGGCGCTCATGCGCCGCGAGCAGATCAAGGCCCTGCCCGTGGTGGACGGCGGGCGCCTGGTGGTAGGCATCGTCACCGTGGCGGACTTCATGCGCCTTGTGAACCTGGACGTGCACGAAGGCCTGGGCCAGCGCCTGCGCACCCTGGTGATGGGCCGCGGCAGCCAGCCCACGCAGGTGGAGGGCATCATGTCGCAATCGGTGCAGGTGGCGCGCGTGGACCAGCATGTGATGGACCTCGTGCCCCTGTTCTCCCAGGGCGGGCACCACCACATTCCCATCGTGGACGCCGGGCAGCATCTCGTGGGCATCATCACCCAGACCGACCTCGTGCGTGCCCTGGCGCGGGCCGTGCGGCCCGCGCCATAGGCGGGTAGGCAGCGCCAGGCGTAACGCGGTACAATCGACAGGCTCATGCACAGCGCCTTGCCTGTCCATTGAAGCCGTCTCCCCCCGGCCTTCGTCCGATCTGCGCCCCGGGTGCAGCGACTCCCACCGCCCGCACGCACCGTGCTCCGAGTCCATGACTGGACGGCGCCGGCCGTTGCGAGTGCCCGGCTGACCAGGCGCCGACACCAGACATTTGATAATTGAGAGATTGAAATGGCCAAAGAAGAACTGATCGAAATGCAGGGCTCCGTCACCGAAGTCCTGCCCGATTCGCGCTTTCGCGTGACGCTGGACAACGGGCATCAGCTCATTGCCTACACCGGCGGCAAGATGCGCAAGCACCACATCCGCATCCTGGCGGGTGACAAGGTGTCGCTCGAGATGTCGCCCTACGACCTGACCAAGGGCCGCATCACTTTCCGCCATCTGGCCGGCCGCGGCCCTGGCCCGCAGCCGCGCTGAGCGCGCCACGGCAAGTTGTGCTGGCAGGACATGCGCACAAATATCCTCCTCCAAGCCGGATCGAGGGTGCTGCGCAGGTTAGAATGCCAGCTGTCGGAGCGTAGCGCAGCCTGGTAGCGCATCTGCTTTGGGAGCAGAGGGTCGCGAGTTCGAATCCCGCCGCTCCGACCAATTAGACGTCCAAGAGGGCGTCCACCTTCATTCGGTGGACGCCCTTTTTCATTGGGGAAACGCCCGTCAGCAGTCTGACGAAGGTTGCTGGCCTCCAGATGCATCCAGCACC contains:
- a CDS encoding histidinol-phosphate transaminase, producing the protein MNASAIHALARPEVPPLPPYNAGLSSEAVRARYGVSEIARLASNENPYGASPAVASALAGLATRVGTYPDANCTALRAAIGVRTGVAAEAIVIGNGSEDILQMLCQAFLSAGDRVLTQRPAFGLHEIYPRMMGAQVELLALTPELGFDVDAWCEALARGPKIAMLANPSNPVGCMFTAAEMERLLAATPAHTLLVVDEAYYEYARHAEGYPDVLAMLRGRAMPWIVLRTFSKAWGLAGLRVGYGLASDAALVQLLDRVRTPFNVNHAAQAAALAAWGDEAFMQRGVAETVRLRGVLAERLAMLPGLRIAPSATNFLFLDIGRPNAPVNEALLAQGLIVKPWKEPGFEHFIRVSIGTEAENERFAHALAGILAA
- a CDS encoding formimidoylglutamate deiminase, producing the protein MTDTDSCVSRSSPAGSLFAEHALLPGGWARDVLLQWDAAGRLLSAEAGAAAGAAPRAAGPVVPGMPNLHSHAFQRAFAGLTEYRAQNPDGGQDSFWSWRNLMYRFAAQITPESLEAIATWLYVEMLEAGYTSVCEFHYVHHDQGGRPYADDATLSLALLRAARKAGIGITLLPVLYQTSGFGGKPPREAQARFIRSTDNMLSLLERLTPATQAQGAALGLAPHSLRAVPPDSLRAAVEGLTALDARAPIHIHIAEQTQEVDDCVAWSGQRPVQWLLDHAPVDARWCLVHATHMTPEEYAGAARTGAVAGICPTTEANLGDGIFDMPLWQRHGGAWGVGSDSHASVNAAEELLMLEYSQRLSLRQRNVLAAVGQPQVGTAMWQAAVQGGAQAAGRPVAGLAVGQQADFAVLDAGHVALAGLPVEAMLSAHVFGSHRTSALHSLWVGGMQRVAAGRHALHDSAAQAFVTARAATIAP
- the hutG gene encoding N-formylglutamate deformylase, translated to MTDTVPPPFTFHQGSAPLLISMPHVGTHVPPAIAARFTGEARQVPDTDWHLERLYGFARELGASILVATHSRYVVDLNRPPDGASLYPGQSVTGLCPVDTFDDTPIYADAADVPDDAEVARRRDAVWAPYHAQLRAELDRIRAAHGVAVLWDAHSIRSVLPRFFEGKLPDLNLGTADGASCDPALAQELLAIGKAATGYTAVLNGRFKGGHITRYYGRPADNVHAVQLEMTQSSYMQEALPFDYLPEVAAGIQPHLRRMVEAALAFARARAA
- a CDS encoding ABC transporter ATP-binding protein, whose product is MDSSDLLIDARGLHAYYGASHVLHGVDFRVGRGETIGLMGRNGMGKSTLLKTLMGIVRPRAGSVQVMGRDTTGQPPYAVARLGVAYVPEGRGIFGNLSVRENLVMAARPGTRGQRDWTYERVLDTFPRLAERLEHGGQQLSGGEQQMLTIGRALMTNPDVLILDEATEGLAPLIAREIWRICEVIRRSGISSVIVDKNWRHVTQVTDRNVILVKGQAVFEGSSAALHADPCVLEQHLGI
- a CDS encoding ABC transporter ATP-binding protein → MADAPLLSARGITRRFGGLAAVNGVSVDLWQGRIQAVIGPNGAGKSTLTNLLSGDLAPSGGTLHLGGREVTGWNAERIARQGLGRSYQKTNIFLPFTVRENVRLAAQAREPQQPWNPLRWWRDTRDAHKNRATRARWERAIELSGLQNRLDAVAGAISHGEQRQLEIAMTLATEPRVLLLDEPLAGMGAAEAERIVALLQRLKAAHAMMLVEHDMDAVFVLADHLTVMVNGEVIAGGAPAAVRANAQVQAAYLGEE
- a CDS encoding branched-chain amino acid ABC transporter permease, whose amino-acid sequence is MSAPRAHLEVLPRGVQIALALGVLALLLFPAVGSDFYVQMVTRMVILAIFAMSLDLLQGVTGLVSLGHAAYFGLAGYALAFLTPQHGPSSLWWTLPLAVAGAGLAALVIGFFVVRTHGIYFIMVTMAFAQMVFYLFFDNKPLGGSDGIYINFRPDASVAGWLPFDLEGRKTFYYFTLALALGVYALLRRLLWSPLGRALAGIRVNEHRMRAMGFATRGYKLTAFTLAGALAGLAGYLWGAQTGYVNPELMGFHMSAHAIMMVILGGMGNFAGAAVGAFAFELLLHWFKDLTKHWQLLMGGFIVLTLLVAPRGLLGLLQRRKPAGEPHG
- a CDS encoding branched-chain amino acid ABC transporter permease, translating into MDLANFLIQLLNSVQYGLLLFMLAAGLTLIFGIMGVVNLAHGSFYMLGAYLAYALAGQLGNLFLAIAVGAVLAALFGLVLEWLLFRHFYERDHLDQVLLTFGLIYIFEELRSLLWGDDVHGVAVPSLLDWSIPLTDTLSYPVYRLFMSGLCIALALGLYLLIAKTRLGMKIRAGAFNREMAESLGVNIKLLHALVFALGVGLAAVAGMVAAPVSSVYPNMGAPVLIMCFVVVVIGGIGSVRGALIAALLVGFVDTFGKVLLPQVAGMLVYMLMAAVLLWKPEGLFKQ
- a CDS encoding LysE family translocator; its protein translation is MTLSTYLLYLAAVALLVLSPGPTMLMCMTHSLQHGPRKALASAAGSVTAVLGTMLLSALGLGALLAASEVAFMVLKTLGAAYLIWLGIKTFRSRGTVFDAMPDAASAAAVPAVPARRLYAQGLLVGASNPKALLFFTAFFPQFIDPSAAWAPQFAILASSFVASELSVLSLCALGVARLAPVLRSGDRMRWFNRVSGGLFALMGTLLLATRRHA
- a CDS encoding ABC transporter substrate-binding protein; this encodes MTTRRLVLRHGAALAGAASTGLWLPQSAHAQSGKVRVGFMLPYTGTYAQLGVAIENGFRMAIAEQGGKLGGREIEWFKVDDESEPSKGVENASKLVQRDKVDVLVGTVHSGVQMGIQKVARDSGVLTLLPNAGVLAATRALCAPNVFRASYTNSQPTLALGKAMVDRGHKKAVWISWKYAAGDEALEGFKESYTKAGGTIVKELGLPFPNVEFQALLAEIAAIKPDAVACFFAGGGAAKFIKDYAAAGLKDKIPLYGSGFLTEGILEAAGPAADGIVTTMHYADSLDTPRNKQFRLAYAKSFRMQPDVYAVQGYDTGLLLIQGANAVKGDLANKAALYKAMESATIDSPRGKWTMSRAHNPVQDFYLRVVENRENKVIGVAAKALADSGAGCRMG